A window of Chlorobium phaeobacteroides DSM 266 genomic DNA:
TTCGCCCATTCTGTACCGTTTACTGATACCCCGAACCTGAAGCACCATCGGGGATGATTCGTTTTCTGCTCTTTGATCCTTTATGAACTCTTTCATGAATAAACAACGATCCACTATCGGCCAATTTGAGATAACTTGCACTGTTTACTAACGTTCATTGCCTGATTAATAGTGCCGGACTGTTTTCGTTAACTCCCTGAAGAGATTTCAAAAAAGGATAACAGGGAGAGCTCACGGAGTTGCAGAGAGCATTCCGCAACATAACCGCAGAAATAGCGGTAAGCTGAACCGTATTTCCTGAGCCTTTCGTATGATTTGGAGTTTTATCTCCGCCGCTTTGACTATCTGCACAGATAATTCGAAAGCGGCGGAGCAAAAGCGGGAGGATTGTGCAATTACTGCTGCTGGCGTCGCAGCTCGCTGTGGCGCCTTCCGTAAAAGAAGTAGATGCACAGGCCGATCAGAAGCCATGCGATAAGCCGTACCCAGTTTTCGGCAGGAAGTGAAAACATCAGAAGAAGACAGGTGAATATACCGGCAAGAGGAACAAAGGGAACAAGCGGCGCGCGGAAAGGACGATGAGCTTCAGGATGTTTTTTGCGCATGATAAGCACCGCTGCACAGACAACGACAAATGCAAAGAGCGTGCCGATATTGACCAGTTCGGCAAGGAGGCGCAGTGGAAGAAATGCAGCGAGAATCGACACGAAAACGCCGGTAAGAATGGTTGATTTCCAGGGTGTCCTGTACTTTTCGTGAATGGCGCCAAAGACGTTTTTCGGTAAGAGTCCGTCTCGAGCCATGGCAAGAAAAATGCGTGGCTGACTGAGCATCATGACCAGCAGCACCGAGGTTATGCCGGTTATCGCTCCCAGAGAGACGAGAAACTGAGCCCATCCGATACCAACCTGCTTGAAAGCGTTGGAGACCGGCGCATCAATATTGATCTGATCGTAAGGAACCATACCGGTTATCACGGTAGCAACGGCAATGTAGAGTATGGTACAAATAACCAATGATGCGATGAGGGCAATCGGCACATCGCGCTGCGGGTTGATTGCCTCTTCTGCGTGGGTTGAAATGGAATCGAATCCTATATAGGCAAAGAAAATCATGGCCGCACCGGCAAGCACCCCAACGGGAGCTCCTCCTGCCCCGACCTCTCCAAGCACGGTTCTTCCGAAAATGCTGAAGCCGGAATACCCGAAGGGAGCAAAGGGCTGCCAGTTGGCCGGGTTGACATACATGGCGCCGAGAACAATCACAAGAAGAACAATAGCCACCTTGATCACCACCATGGCCGTATTGAACCCGGAACTCTCCCTGATTCCCTTAACCAGCACCGTCGTCACAATGGCAGTAATAACCACTGCCGGAAGATCGAACAGTGCGCCGGTTCCTGTGAGCATTCCGGTGGCAGGATCGAAATCGAGCGGTGCCCGCGACAGGAGTTCAGGCACCCCAAGCCCGAATATTCCGATAAAGTCCTGAAAATAGTGCGACCAGCCGTGCGCTACCGTTGCCGATGCAACGGCATACTCAAGAATAAGATCCCAGCCGATAATCCATGCGAACAGTTCGCCGAGCGTGGCATAGGCGTAAGTATAGGCTGAACCGGCCACCGGCGCCATCGATGCAAACTCGGCGTAGCAGAGGGCGGCAAAAATACAGGCAAGACCGGCTATGGCAAACGAAAGGGTAACGGCAGGACCGGCTTTATCATGAGCGGCAACGCCGATCAGCACAAAAATGCCGGTGCCGATAATCGCGCCGACCCCAAGACTGGTGAGGGCTACCGGTCCGAGAATCCTTTTCAGCCGGTTTTCACCCTGAACCTCTTCGAGAAGAACGGCAAGCGTTTTTTTTCTGAACAGATGTTTCACGGGCAGTTTCTGGATAGGTGTAGAGAGAACCGTCAAGGCAAAAACATGCTAATTTAACATATTTTTATACGCTTACCCCAACGGGAAGCGCTAAAAAACATCAGCGCTCCCATGTAAGGTATCAAATCGCTCAAAGGGTCTCTGGCTCTCCTCTAAAAACTTACTGCCGTTGCACGCTGTGCCGATATCTCAAGTTGTGCTTTCCACCCGGTGCCGGAGAGTTTTTCAGCCAGTGCAACAATAATGTGCTGCGGTTCGATACCGAGATCAAGATTTCTGCCAAGCCCCTGAACGCAGGAGGGACAGTTGGTAAGCATGCGCTCACTTTTTTTATCGCCAAGCACCTCGCGAATGGCGTCCCGTTTGCGGTGAAGCATGGCATCAGTTATGTCAGGACGGGAAAGTGCAAGCGTGCCGGCCTCGGAACAGCAGTGAGGTACCGGCTTTATGGTATCGAACCCGCCAAGTTTCTTCAGGGTGTCGAGCGCCTTTCCTCCAAGCGAGTCGTGACAGGGCGCATGGTAGAGGGCTGTTCCTGAACCGCTGAATGTCACCCCTTTTTCAAGAAGATAGGATGCGCTGTCCATGATCCTCCCGCCAAACAGCTTTCCTGTTTCAACGCCATCGAGACCCTCAAGGCAGGTACCGCAGGTCACGATACAGGCATCGAAATCAAGATAGGAGAACATTTCACGGATCTGGCTGAACAGCACGGTATTGCGCAACACGATGTTCGAATACTGCTCTTTTTTTGCATTAACGTGAGCAGGAAAACCGCAGCAGAGAAAAGGCGGCGGCAGCACCACTCTTGTTCCTGTTTCAAGAAGCACATGAAGAGCGGCCATGGAGATGGCTGAGTGCATCCGTTCCGAACCGCATCCGGGAAAATAAAAGACCGTACCGACGACGGTTCGGGTAGGCTCGAACACAAGAACCTGATCGGGCCCGCAAGGAGGAAGCAGGTCGCGCAGCCCCTCTTCCGGTATGGGCGGAACAGGAGAACGCAACATTCTCAGCGGATAAAATGAAGGTGGATTCTCATCCTGCTGAACAGGCGCGGCAAGTCTGGTTCCCGCACGCTGGGCCGCACTGCCAAGCTGAAGAACCGTCTTGCGAAAAAACCTGTTGAAGAGCGGGGATCGGCTGTAGAGATACTGCAGGGTCATCTCCGCAATCGGAGAGGTATGTTTGAACCCTCTTTTTGAAAGAATTTCGCGTTCAAGCACCGATACCTCCCCGGTGTCGATATCAACCGGACAGGGTTTGAGGCATTTATGGCAGATGGTACAGTGATCGGCCACCTCCTCAAGCCATTGCAAAAGCTCGAAATCGGTTGAACGCTCCCGTTGCGCGTCATAAAGCAGGGCTTCAATAAGCGATCCGATAGCAAGATTCTTGTTGCGGGGATGATAAAACATACCCTTTGAGGGGTAATAGACGCAACAGTCGGTCTTGCACTTTCCGCACCGGATGCAGTAATCGACCTTTTTTGACAGCTCCTCGATCTGGGCTCGCTTGAGAATATGCGCCTCAAGTTCAAGCAGATTGAAGGAAGGAGTAAAGATATAAGCAAGCGCCTCCATATCTTCAAGCTTTCCGGGATTCATCAGAGCCTCGGGATCAACTTTTCGACGGTACCGCGAGAGCTCTTCGATAATCTTACGATCAAGATATTTGAGTTTCGTAACCCCGATGCCGTGCTCGCCTGAAACCACTCCCCCGAGTGAGATCACCTTCTCCATCACCAGGTCGATCACCTTGTCTGCCCGTTCAAGCATAGGGCGGTCGTTCGAAAGAACAGGTACATTGACATGGACGTTTCCGTCTCCGGCGTGCATATGCGTCGCAAGCACGATACGACGGTTGCGCACCTCCTGCCATGCGGTCTCAAAAGCAGTCTGCATGCGGGGATAGCCCTGAACAAGTTCCCCGATTTCCCGGAAAAGCTCATCTGCGACTGACAGGAAGCGAAGTGCCTGAGGCTCCTCATTTTCGATCTTGCAGCGGAACGTGCGGCAGAGATCGATGCCTGCCGGTATTTTAGCGGCAAACTGACCGCCGTCGCCGGTGATATCCGAATCGGAAAAAATCTCTCCGGCCCTCTCGGTAAAGCGGATTTGGGCATAGCGTTCCTCTTCGATGTTGAGGCTGTCGATAAAGCGGGCAAACTCGGCAAGCTCTGAAAGCGGTATGACAATATCCTCATTAAGCTTGAATGCGTTGGTTCGCCGCGCAATAGCGCTGAGCTTTTTACGATCGGCCCAGAAGCGTACCGATTCAGCCTTGTCCCGTGCAACGAACATGAGCGTGTTGGGATGCCGTTCAAGCAGGGCCTGAACCGTCGCGACACCACGATCGACGGCCTCTTCCGTGCCGCCAGCAATATCAATGAGCAGAACGGCTTTGGGTGTCTGCGGACGGGGAGCTTTAACCTTGTACTCGATTGCCCTGATATATTCGTCATCAAAATGCTCAAGGGCAAGCAAGGCCTCTCCGTCGCCGGATGGGAGGGGAAAGACATTTGAAAGTTCAACAATTACCCTGCTCGCTTCATCCATATCGGGACCGAAAAACTCCAGGCAGAGGGTTTTCATCTGAGGGTATTTCCTGTAAAGCACAAATCGAGCAGCGGTAATGACGCCGTCAGTCCCCTCTTTCTGCAGTCCGGGTACGCCCCCGAGCGCCTTGTTGGTAATGTCTTTCCAGAGCCCTTTCTTTCGAATATCGGTACCCTTGAGCTGAATCCTGTCGATAACGCGACCATCTTCACTCTTGATTTCAAAGGTTACCGTGTCTTCATGCAGGATTTTTCGGAGCTGGTGATCGGTACGTCGAACAATCCATCGTTCTCCCGAAGGCATGGCCATGCGCCACTCAAGCAGGTTATCGATACAGGTGCCCCAGCGAACTGCCATTTTGCCGCCTGCATTTTCGGCAATGTTGCCGCCGATGGTGCAGGACCATTCGCTGGTTGGATCGGTGGCAAAAACAAGGCCGTGTTCATGGGCTGCCTCCATAGCTTTTTCGGTAACGACCCCGGCCTCGACCTCAATGACTGATGCAGAACGAACTGTTCCGTCGTCAAGCTGAAAATCACACAGAGAGATCCCTTTTATGCGGTTCAACTTTTCCATATTGATGATCACACAACGCGATCGCAGGGGTACGGCTCCTCCTGTAAGGCCTGTGCCGGCTCCACGGGGGATGATCTTGAGACCGAGACGGGCAATGGCTGTGATAAGTGGAGCAACCTGCGCCTCATCATCGGGGGTTATTACGGCCACAGGGAGATGAAGCCTC
This region includes:
- a CDS encoding DUF3683 domain-containing protein, translated to MTLTTGLEAAKASHAALREIPFNYTSADDRQGILSLLGPDILTLLDELREHRVTGRSARLLMGIIGEILIHRRNPYLFQELVDSSTRRLRLFERATKELDTIADVANGEPRVISIIEAVREQLDRFHTAVENTPDLRRRMKRELGDVVGARNVLFDPFSLAAHATDATDWRLHLPVAVITPDDEAQVAPLITAIARLGLKIIPRGAGTGLTGGAVPLRSRCVIINMEKLNRIKGISLCDFQLDDGTVRSASVIEVEAGVVTEKAMEAAHEHGLVFATDPTSEWSCTIGGNIAENAGGKMAVRWGTCIDNLLEWRMAMPSGERWIVRRTDHQLRKILHEDTVTFEIKSEDGRVIDRIQLKGTDIRKKGLWKDITNKALGGVPGLQKEGTDGVITAARFVLYRKYPQMKTLCLEFFGPDMDEASRVIVELSNVFPLPSGDGEALLALEHFDDEYIRAIEYKVKAPRPQTPKAVLLIDIAGGTEEAVDRGVATVQALLERHPNTLMFVARDKAESVRFWADRKKLSAIARRTNAFKLNEDIVIPLSELAEFARFIDSLNIEEERYAQIRFTERAGEIFSDSDITGDGGQFAAKIPAGIDLCRTFRCKIENEEPQALRFLSVADELFREIGELVQGYPRMQTAFETAWQEVRNRRIVLATHMHAGDGNVHVNVPVLSNDRPMLERADKVIDLVMEKVISLGGVVSGEHGIGVTKLKYLDRKIIEELSRYRRKVDPEALMNPGKLEDMEALAYIFTPSFNLLELEAHILKRAQIEELSKKVDYCIRCGKCKTDCCVYYPSKGMFYHPRNKNLAIGSLIEALLYDAQRERSTDFELLQWLEEVADHCTICHKCLKPCPVDIDTGEVSVLEREILSKRGFKHTSPIAEMTLQYLYSRSPLFNRFFRKTVLQLGSAAQRAGTRLAAPVQQDENPPSFYPLRMLRSPVPPIPEEGLRDLLPPCGPDQVLVFEPTRTVVGTVFYFPGCGSERMHSAISMAALHVLLETGTRVVLPPPFLCCGFPAHVNAKKEQYSNIVLRNTVLFSQIREMFSYLDFDACIVTCGTCLEGLDGVETGKLFGGRIMDSASYLLEKGVTFSGSGTALYHAPCHDSLGGKALDTLKKLGGFDTIKPVPHCCSEAGTLALSRPDITDAMLHRKRDAIREVLGDKKSERMLTNCPSCVQGLGRNLDLGIEPQHIIVALAEKLSGTGWKAQLEISAQRATAVSF
- a CDS encoding amino acid permease, with translation MKHLFRKKTLAVLLEEVQGENRLKRILGPVALTSLGVGAIIGTGIFVLIGVAAHDKAGPAVTLSFAIAGLACIFAALCYAEFASMAPVAGSAYTYAYATLGELFAWIIGWDLILEYAVASATVAHGWSHYFQDFIGIFGLGVPELLSRAPLDFDPATGMLTGTGALFDLPAVVITAIVTTVLVKGIRESSGFNTAMVVIKVAIVLLVIVLGAMYVNPANWQPFAPFGYSGFSIFGRTVLGEVGAGGAPVGVLAGAAMIFFAYIGFDSISTHAEEAINPQRDVPIALIASLVICTILYIAVATVITGMVPYDQINIDAPVSNAFKQVGIGWAQFLVSLGAITGITSVLLVMMLSQPRIFLAMARDGLLPKNVFGAIHEKYRTPWKSTILTGVFVSILAAFLPLRLLAELVNIGTLFAFVVVCAAVLIMRKKHPEAHRPFRAPLVPFVPLAGIFTCLLLMFSLPAENWVRLIAWLLIGLCIYFFYGRRHSELRRQQQ